In one Solanum dulcamara chromosome 1, daSolDulc1.2, whole genome shotgun sequence genomic region, the following are encoded:
- the LOC129886715 gene encoding myosin-11-like, with product MGTAVNIIVGSHVWVEDPDVAWIDGEVKKITNGEAEIERTDGKKVVRKLSTIYPKDVEAPAAGVDDMTKLSYLHEPGVLQNLKTRYELNEIYTYTGNILIAINPFQKLPHLYDPHMMQQYKGAPLGELNPHVFAIADVAYRAMIHEGKSNSILVSGESGAGKTETTKMLMRYLAYLGGRAATEGRTVEQQVLGSNPVLEAFGNAKTVRNNNSSRFGKFVEIQFDKHGRISGAAIRTYLLERSRVCQISDPERNYHCFYLLCAAPQEEIEKYKLEHPKSFRYLNQSKCYELVGVSDAEEYLATRRAMDVVGISKMEQEAIFRVVASILHLGNIDFAKGKEVDSSVIKEEKAKLHLKTAAELLMCDPVALEDALCKRVMITPEEVIKRSLDPRNAEISRDGLAKTIYSRLFDWLVDKINVSIGQDPLSNCLIGVLDIYGFESFKNNSFEQFCINYTNEKLQQHFNQHVFKMEQEEYKREAIDWSYIEFVDNQDVLDLIEKKPGGIVALLDEACMFPKSTHETFSNKLYQTFKVHKRFVKPKLSRTDFIISHYAGEVQYQSNQFLDKNKDYIVPEHQDLLCASKCSFVAGLFPSLGEETSKSSKFSSIGSRFKLQLQQLMETLNATEPHYIRCVKPNNLLKPAIFENDNIMRQLRCGGVLEAIRISCAGFPTRRPFFEFIHRFGLLAPEVLEGSYDEKVACKKILEKWGLKGFQIGKTKVFLRAGQMAELDARRAEVLNNAAKVLQRRIRTHIARNQFVALRKAAISLQSSCRGKLACKIYAQIKRQAAAIKIQKNSRRHHARKAYRKLQVSVLMVQTVLRAMDARKRFRFRKQTEAAIMIQAQWRCHKAYSYYKRLKQGVLVAQCKWRGKSAKKELRMLKMAARDTGALKEAKDKLEKQLEELTWRLQLEKRLRTDLEETKAQEIAKSQEALEAMQKKVDEANALVVKEREAAKKAIEEAPPVIQETPVYVEDTKKVESLMEENNSLKVSLEQEKQNCEDWKQKYNEAQESGEESRRKLEETEKRVLQLQESLKGLEEKMANLESENKVFRQQAVSMAPNKFLSGRSRSIIQRNESGRSFEDTRMHVDLHSPSLNQRELPEADDKPQKSLNEKQQENQELLIRCIAQNLGFAGNRPIAACIIYKCLLQWRSFEVERTTVFDRIIQTIGHAIEKTQDNNDVLAYWLSNASTLLLLLQRTLKASAAAAMTPLRRRSSSASLFGRMSQSFRGNPQGVNLSFATGGVETLRQVEAKYPALLFKQQLTAYVEKIYGMIRDNLKKEISPLLGLCIQAPRTSRASLVKGSSRSVTNTAAQQALIAHWQGIVKSLENFLNTLKANHVPPFLVRKVFTQIFSFINVQLFNSLLLRRECCSFSNGEYVKAGLAELEHWCFTATDEYAGSAWDELKHIRQAIGFLVIHQKPKKTLDEISHQLCPVLSIQQLYRISTMYWDDKYGTHSVSSDVISSMRVSMTEDSNQAVSNSFLLDDDSSIPFSVDDISKSMEQIDIADIESPLPLRENSGFSFLLPRTN from the exons ATG GGCACTGCAGTTAATATAATAGTAGGGTCCCATGTATGGGTTGAGGACCCTGATGTAGCTTGGATTGATGGAGaagtaaagaaaataacaaatgGGGAAGCAGAGATTGAGAGGACTGATGGAAAGAAG GTTGTTAGGAAATTGTCAACAATTTATCCAAAAGATGTGGAAGCTCCTGCTGCGGGTGTGGATGACATGACAAAACTATCCTATTTGCATGAGCCTGGCGTACTGCAGAACCTCAAAACCAGATACGAACTCAATGAAATTTAC ACTTATACAGGAAATATCTTAATTGCAATAAATCCATTTCAAAAATTGCCTCATTTGTATGATCCACACATGATGCAACAATACAAGGGAGCACCACTTGGAGAATTAAACCCTCATGTCTTTGCCATTGCAGATGTTGCTTACAG GGCCATGATCCATGAGGGGAAAAGCAATTCTATTCTGGTTAGTGGTGAAAGTGGAGCTGGTAAAACTGAGACAACCAAGATGCTTATGCGATATCTTGCCTATCTGGGTGGCCGAGCAGCAACTGAAGGGCGTACAGTGGAGCAACAAGTCCTTGGT TCTAATCCTGTTCTTGAAGCATTCGGCAATGCGAAGACTGTTAGAAATAACAATTCCAG CCGTTTTGGCAAATTCGTTGAGATTCAGTTTGACAAACACGGAAGGATATCAGGAGCAGCAATCAGGACCTACCTCCTCGAGAGATCCCGTGTTTGCCAAATTTCTGATCCTGAGCGCAACTACCACTGTTTTTACCTTCTTTGTGCAGCCCCCCAAGAG GAGATTGAGAAGTATAAGTTAGAACATCCCAAATCATTTCGCTATCTTAACCAGTCAAAGTGCTATGAGCTAGTTGGTGTGAGCGATGCAGAAGAGTACCTTGCTACTAGAAGAGCAATGGATGTTGTGGGAATTAGTAAAATGGAGCAG GAAGCAATTTTCAGAGTTGTTGCCTCAATTCTTCATCTTGGTAATATTGACTTTGCAAAAGGAAAAGAGGTTGATTCATCAGTTATTAAAGAGGAAAAAGCCAAACTCCATCTCAAAACTGCAGCAGAGCTTCTGAT GTGTGACCCTGTAGCTTTGGAAGATGCATTGTGCAAAAGGGTGATGATCACCCCTGAAGAAGTGATAAAACGAAGCCTAGATCCTCGCAATGCTGAAATAAGTAGGGATGGTCTGGCTAAAACAATATACTCTAGATTATTTGATTG GTTGGTAGACAAGATAAATGTTTCAATTGGACAAGATCCCCTGTCTAATTGTCTCATTGGAGTCCTTGATATCTATGGTTTTGAAAGCTTTAAGAACAACAG CTTTGAGCAATTCTGCATAAACTATACAAATGAGAAGCTGCAGCAACATTTCAATCAG CATGTCTTCAAGATGGAACAAGAAGAATACAAAAGAGAGGCTATTGATTGGAGCTACATTGAGTTCGTGGATAACCAGGATGTTTTAGATCTTATTGAAAAG AAACCAGGTGGAATTGTTGCTCTGCTTGATGAAGCTTG TATGTTCCCAAAGTCAACACATGAAACATTCTCTAACAAGCTATATCAGACATTCAAAGTTCACAAGCGCTTTGTTAAGCCCAAACTGTCTCGTACAGATTTCATAATTTCGCATTATGCTGGAGAG GTGCAATATCAATCTAACCAATTTCTAGACAAAAACAAGGACTATATAGTGCCTGAACATCAAGACCTCCTATGTGCTTCAAAATGCTCTTTTGTAGCAGGACTCTTCCCTTCACTAGGTGAAGAgacttcaaagtcttcaaaattttcttcaatCGGTTCACGCTTTAAG TTACAACTTCAGCAGTTGATGGAGACGCTGAATGCTACAGAACCTCACTACATCAGATGTGTAAAGCCTAATAATCTCCTAAAACCTGCAATATTTGAAAATGACAACATTATGCGACAATTGCGCTGTGGT GGTGTTTTAGAGGCAATTAGAATCAGTTGTGCTGGATTTCCTACTCGCCGCCCTTTCTTTGAATTCATACACAGGTTTGGGCTCCTAGCGCCAGAGGTTTTGGAAGGAAG CTATGACGAAAAAGTTGCTTGCAAGAAGATTCTGGAAAAATGGGGGCTGAAAGGGTTTCAG ATAGGAAAGACTAAGGTATTCCTAAGGGCCGGACAGATGGCCGAGTTGGATGCACGACGAGCAGAGGTTCTTAATAATGCAGCCAAAGTTTTACAACGACGAATAAGAACTCATATTGCTCGTAACCAATTTGTTGCACTGAGAAAAGCTGCCATATCTTTACAGTCCTCATGTAGAG gaAAACTGGCATGCAAAATTTATGCGCAAATAAAGAGGCAAGCAGCTGCAATAAAAATTCAGAAGAACTCACGCAGGCATCATGCTAGAAAGGCCTATAGGAAACTCCAGGTCTCAGTGCTCATGGTGCAGACTGTTTTGCGAGCTATGGATGCTCGTAAGAGATTCAGATTTAGGAAGCAAACTGAAGCTGCAATAATGATTCAG GCACAGTGGCGTTGTCATAAAGCTTATTCATATTATAAAAGGCTTAAACAAGGGGTACTTGTTGCACAATGCAAGTGGAGGGGAAAATCTGCCAAAAAGGAACTAAGGATGCTTAAAATG GCTGCAAGGGATACTGGTGCACTCAAAGAGGCAAAGGATAAGCTTGAAAAGCAGCTGGAGGAGCTTACGTGGCGGTTGCAACTGGAAAAACGTCTAAGA ACTGACTTGGAAGAAACAAAAGCACAAGAGATAGCAAAGTCGCAAGAGGCTTTGGAAGCCATGCAAAAAAAAGTTGATGAAGCAAATGCACTGGTTGTCAAGGAACGAGAAGCTGCAAAAAAGGCTATTGAAGAAGCACCTCCTGTAATCCAGGAAACTCCAGTTTATGTTGAAGATACTAAGAAAGTAGAATCTCTAATGGAAGAAAATAACAGTTTAAAG GTTTCTTTAGAacaagaaaagcaaaactgtGAGGACTGGAAGCAGAAATATAATGAGGCTCAAGAATCTGGGGAAGAAAGTCGCAGGAAGTTAGAAGAAACAGAAAAAAGAGTTCTTCAACTCCAGGAATCACTGAAAGG GTTAGAGGAGAAGATGGCAAACTTAGAGTCAGAGAACAAAGTTTTCCGTCAGCAAGCTGTGTCAATGGCACCTAATAAGTTCCTTTCTGGACGCTCTAGATCTATTATCCAG AGAAATGAGAGTGGTCGAAGTTTTGAGGATACAAGAATGCACGTG GATCTTCATAGTCCTTCATTGAACCAAAGGGAGCTTCCTGAAGCAGATGACAAACCGCAAAAATCACTTAACGAGAAACAGCAAGAGAACCAGGAGTTGCTGATTCGATGTATCGCACAAAACTTGGGCTTTGCTGGAAACAGGCCAATTGCAGCCTGCATCATTTATAAGTGCCTTTTGCAGTGGAGATCTTTCGAAGTTGAGAGAACCACTGTGTTTGACCGAATCATCCAGACTATTGGTCATGCTATTGAG AAAACCCAGGACAACAATGATGTGCTGGCTTATTGGTTGTCAAATGCTTCTACTCTTCTATTGCTACTTCAGCGTACACTCAAAGCAAGTGCTGCTGCAGCAATGACCCCTCTACGTCGTCGATCCTCATCGGCATCTCTGTTTGGGAGGATGTCGCAG AGTTTCCGGGGAAACCCTCAAGGAGTCAATCTTTCCTTTGCGACTGGAGGAGTTGAAACTTTACGCCAAGTAGAAGCAAAATACCCCGCCTTGCTGTTCAAGCAGCAACTTACAGCATACGTGGAGAAAATTTATGGAATGATTCGTGACAATTTGAAAAAGGAGATTTCTCCGTTGCTGGGGTTGTGTATCCAG GCACCACGAACTTCAAGGGCAAGCTTGGTTAAAGGTTCCTCACGTTCAGTAACTAATACAGCAGCTCAGCAAGCTTTGATTGCCCATTGGCAGGGCATTGTGAAGAGCCTGGAAAATTTCTTGAACACGTTAAAAGCAAACCAT GTGCCTCCATTTTTAGTTCGTAAAGTGTTCACTCAGATATTTTCATTCATCAATGTTCAGCTTTTTAACAG CCTTCTTTTAAGACGAGAGTGCTGTTCATTTAGTAATGGTGAATACGTCAAAGCAGGACTGGCGGAATTGGAGCACTGGTGCTTTACTGCGACTGATGAG TATGCAGGATCAGCATGGGATGAGCTTAAGCATATCAGACAGGCCATTGGTTTTCTT GTTATACATCAAAAACCCAAAAAGACACTGGATGAAATAAGCCATCAACTCTGTCCA GTGCTTAGTATCCAGCAGTTGTATAGGATCAGTACAATGTACTGGGATGACAAATATGGTACACATAGTGTGTCATCGGAT GTCATATCCAGCATGAGGGTGTCGATGACTGAAGATTCAAATCAAGCAGTCAGCAACTCTTTTCTCTTAGATGATGATTCAAG CATCCCATTTTCAGTTGATGACATATCAAAATCAATGGAACAAATAGATATAGCTGACATTGAATCTCCTCTTCCTCTCCGAGAGAATTCAGGCTTTAGCTTTTTGTTGCCACGCACAAATTAA